The nucleotide window GAGGCTGGACATGCAGGGCAATACTCCGTCATGATTGTCATCCAAGGTTGGGACGCATCATAAGAGGAGAGGCAGGCGTGAGCACGAAGAAATTCGTCTATTACTTCGGTGACGGCAAAGCCGAGGGCGACGGAAACAGCAAGAACCTCCTGGGCGGCAAAGGCGCCGGCTTGGCCGAGATGACGAATCTGGGCATCTCCGTCCCTCCCGGCTTTACCATCTCCACCGATGCTTGCATCGAATACTACCGCCACAAGAAGACCTTCCCGCCGGGCATGTGGGATCAGGCCCTCCAGAGCCTCAAGCGGGTGGAGCGATCCATGGGGGCACAGTTCGGCAATCCCGCCAGCCCGCTGCTCGTCTCGGTGCGTTCGGGCGCCAGGGCCTCCATGCCGGGCATGATGGATACGGTGCTGAACGTCGGCCTCAACGAACGGACCGTCGAGGGGCTGACCGCCAAGACCAAGAACGAACGGTTCGCCAAGGACAGCTATCGGCGCTTCATCACCATGTACGGCAACATCGTCATGGGCGTGGAGCGGGAGCACTTCGAGCATATTCTGAAAGAGAAGAAGGCCGAGCGCGGACTCGTGCACGACACCGACCTGGACGCCAAGGCCCTGACCGACCTCGTGGTCCGGTTTAAAGCCCTGGTCAAACGAGAGACCGGCCGTGAGTTTCCGGAAGACCCGCTGGACCAGCTCCGGATGGCGATCAATGCCGTCTTCTCCTCCTGGTACGGCGCCCGCGCCGTGACGTACCGGCGACTCTACAACATTCCCGACAACTGGGGCACCGCCGTCAACGTCGTCGCCATGGTGTTCGGCAACATGGGGGATACGAGCGGCACCGGCGTGTCCTTCACCAGGAATCCGGCCACCGGCGAACGGGCTTTCTTCGGCGAATGCCTGTTGAACGCCCAGGGAGAGGACGTGGTCGCCGGCATCCGCACGCCGCTGCCGGTCACGGCCCTGGCCAAGACGCTTCCCGGAGCTTACAAGGACCTGGTCAAGACCTACCGGACGCTCGAGCAGCATTATCGGGACATGCTGGACCTGGAATTTACGATCCAGGAAGGCAAGCTCTACATGCTGCAGACCCGGGTGGGTAAACGCACCGGGATCGCCGCCGTCCGGATTGCCGTGGACATGGTCAAGGAAGGGCTGATCAGCAAAAGCGAGGCGGTGCTCCGCGTCGGCCCCGAGCAGCTCTCGCAGTACCTCTATCCGGTGTTCGACGCCGCGGCGGAAAGCAAGCATCCCTCATTGGGCAAAGGTCTGCCGGCCGGTCCCGGCGCCGCGGCTGGCAAAATCGCCCTGACCCCGGACAAGGCCGTGGACATGCAGGCCCGCGGTGAGCGGGTCATCCTGGTCCGCCAGGAGACCAGCCCCGACGACATCCACGGCATGAACGCCGCGCTCGGGTTTCTGACCGCGCGCGGCGGCATGACCTCCCACGCGGCCGTCGTCGCCCGGCAGATGGGCAAGGTCTGCGTCGCCGGCTGCGAGTCCATCGAGGTCACCGGCAGCACGACCGTCAAGATCGGCGGCCGGCCCTTCAAGGAAGGGGATTTCCTCTCGATCAACGGATTCACGGGCCACGTCTACGGAGACGACATCCCGGTGGTCGAGTCGGAGGTCATCCAAGTGATCCAGGGCAAACTCGACGCCCGCCAGTCCGAGAAGTACCGCTGTTTCGCCACGCTCCTGGGATGGGCCGATCAGGTCCGCCGGCTCAAAGTCAGGGCCAATG belongs to Nitrospirota bacterium and includes:
- a CDS encoding pyruvate, phosphate dikinase gives rise to the protein MSTKKFVYYFGDGKAEGDGNSKNLLGGKGAGLAEMTNLGISVPPGFTISTDACIEYYRHKKTFPPGMWDQALQSLKRVERSMGAQFGNPASPLLVSVRSGARASMPGMMDTVLNVGLNERTVEGLTAKTKNERFAKDSYRRFITMYGNIVMGVEREHFEHILKEKKAERGLVHDTDLDAKALTDLVVRFKALVKRETGREFPEDPLDQLRMAINAVFSSWYGARAVTYRRLYNIPDNWGTAVNVVAMVFGNMGDTSGTGVSFTRNPATGERAFFGECLLNAQGEDVVAGIRTPLPVTALAKTLPGAYKDLVKTYRTLEQHYRDMLDLEFTIQEGKLYMLQTRVGKRTGIAAVRIAVDMVKEGLISKSEAVLRVGPEQLSQYLYPVFDAAAESKHPSLGKGLPAGPGAAAGKIALTPDKAVDMQARGERVILVRQETSPDDIHGMNAALGFLTARGGMTSHAAVVARQMGKVCVAGCESIEVTGSTTVKIGGRPFKEGDFLSINGFTGHVYGDDIPVVESEVIQVIQGKLDARQSEKYRCFATLLGWADQVRRLKVRANADVPDQAMIARGFGAEGIGLCRTEHMFFAEDRIPIMQKMILARTSKERAQYLAQLLPLQKQDFIGLYREMKGFPVTIRLLDPPLHEFLPKREDLMVEIARLELTGADPALVEEKRKLLARVEELHEFNPMLGLRGCRLGITMPEITRMQTQAIIEAACELAREGKKIVPEIMIPLVGMVSEMKAQKDLIREVAEETLKQRGVKLSYLIGTMIELPRAAVTARRIAEEAEFFSFGTNDLTQTTFGFSRDDAAKFIAFYMRRQDSCPHCLSTDVDWKDMRCRACDAAIAKKSENILESDPFAVLDREGVGAMMKMAITEGRATRPDIKLGICGEHGGDPSSVEFCHQLGLDYVSCSPYRVAIARLAAAQAALTGAAEKKPALRSSKKKAKASRTGRAAAPARASRKR